The Helicoverpa zea isolate HzStark_Cry1AcR chromosome 2, ilHelZeax1.1, whole genome shotgun sequence DNA window GAAAGACAAAGGTTGAACATGTGTTGCCAGTAATAACGTACGGTATAGAGACGTTTttgatatttcaaaaaaaaatgcgGGTTCAAAAAGTGCGTATAATGGCTCGTCGGCCCCCCACTATTTAGGAGAGGGCATCTCCGCGAGTAATTTTTGTCTCCTAGCCTAGGAAAGCTCAGTCACTCAGAGAGCAGTGGAGAGGGCTGTACTAGGAGTTTCTCTGCGAGATCGATCAGAAATGAGGCGATCCGCAGAAGTAGCCCGAAGGATTGCAAAACTGAAGTGGCAATGAGCAGAGCACATAGCTCGCAGAACCGATGGCCGGTGTGACGGTGTAGCAGAAAAGTTCTCGAGTGGCCATGGACGGGTGATCGGGTCAAAGTCGCTGggaacacacacacacgcacttTCACAAAGCTTCTGAAACCCTCAAACTAGCTATTTGGGCCCGTCCCAGGAATGGAACCCGAGACCTTttgcacagcagtcgcgctatgCAACAACTAGACCAAGGTGGTTGTCGTAATGTGTGTCCCACACAAGTATAGTATAATATAGATAGTGGGTTGTTCTCCCCCCCCCAATCACCTAAATGATAAAGGCTCAACAGATTTTCTACAAACATGTCTAAGAACACTTGTATACTTGCACTCCTCATACGAAGATATAATTAGTTGATACACAACCACTATCATTAGTcagacaaaattaaaaacaacttaGCAAGACGGTTAACTATGCATTCTTTATGTATCTTTTTTATCTTATTGCAATCATGCGATCTCCTGACTATAAGCAGATAAGGTGGAGTTTAAGTGGCGGGTAGGTCACTACTCCCAGTAGAGCAGGacctttcttttatttagtaATCTAAATGTCGAAGATATCTCGCCGCTTTTTTAGCCGACGAATGGTCTCAGGTATTGTGAGCTGCCCCGCAAGTTGGTTTGGGTGCTTCTGAAGTCTAATTTTGTAACTGGCAGCATGAAGATTCACTTCCTCTTTCACCATCGGTATGCCGAGTACTTCGTGAACATCTGACATTCTGCTAAACCAGGGTGCATTTGATATTTGTTTTAAGATGTAGTTTTGCACCCTTTGTATGATCATCTTATTGGAGTCGCTGGTGGTACCCCATAGTTGTATCCCATATGTCCATATGGGCTTAAGAATTGATTTATAGATCAAGAGCTTGTTATCTACAGCCAGTTTAGAGTTCTTGCCTAGTAACCAATGCAGGTCCCTGTATTTGGATTTTATCTCCTCTCTTTTTGTCTGGATGTGTTTATGCCATGTGAGTTTGCGGTCTAGATGCATCCCCAGGTATTTAACTGTTGTGATGTGGTAGTTGCATTCCATTTATAGTCACTGGAGCACAATTTTCCTTGCGCAGAGAGAATGTGACATGCACTGATTTAGACACACTTGCAGCAATTCTCCATTTTCCTAGCCATTTCTCCATCTCATTTAGGTTCCTTTGAAGTATCTGCGAAGCTTGAATGGGACACTTGCTCGATGACTTTATGTATCTATTGCACTAAGTTTAATACAGTACCCACCTGGCAGGTGTACCTAACATGTCTCTTGAACAGTGCCGGCTACTTGGCAAGTGATTCCATATACTCATGGCAGTGTTGAAtgtgttaaaatatttcaacatgAGTATTCTTaaaagggtataatttaggcgatcaccaaaaatatttttaagactctaagctgaggcaccaaataaaataaacaactccaaaaaaaataaattgacattattaaaagggcactaaagtatataatagtatgatccaaaaaaaataaaataacatcagaaaaatcgcaaatctcgcacaaatattatttttggtttccaaaatggattaatggtcaccaaattctatccaactaaaagattaatattactaccaaaatcaaagttagtgacgaaaacgaatcgctacaaaaccgactccacgtagtcttgtctgccctacccctagagtgcaattcaaatccgcgtaggcgcagaggggcgcaagccgaagctgcggtggtgagcgtgaaaaccatctgcgacgataagctcgcatgggaccgccggagccccgcagtgccggagccgtgacagaagccatgcttgctgcatgtttcgtgcttacattttactactgagttacacacaaattcatataacaataaataagcgacgtacgtttgggaaccccagtatattaattggtatttgggaaatattctagcgatcgttagcttttttagtctaacaaaaaattaaattataaatttaaaaaaacccccgacccaaaaaagtacgcaattattatgacaaaatgttataaacgataaaccctataaaaagcaaaaaataactttaaacactacctacgtaagtaccaactaaagcatgtcagactaaacaaaattttgacgtgtcgggggaccgctctaatttgttagcctaacgttagaagtaattatatactacctACTACAttccttcttataactttttatataattttgtttagatacatgttttttttatacgaatgttgtaattaggtagttttcatttgatttatgtaagtatttttgaaggtaaaaagcggtcccccgacacgtcaaaattttgtttagtctgacatgctttagttggtacttacgtagtgtttaaagttattttttgctttttatagggtttatcgtttataacattttgtcataataattgcgtacttttttgggtcgggggtttttttaaatttataatttaattttatttcatggttttttaaaggagctccttaatttttccttctttttatgatgggttcgctatatgcgatctcagccaaaggaagctgtttaacaatcctcatgacaaactggctctgggagaattgcacagagtgagaaacaataaagattaacttttggtgatccagggttatataccattctaaggtttcatccgccacatcccatttccagcattaggttctcgtcaattagaaacatgaaatgAACTAGttaagacaaattaaacgaacCCAAACttgatgggtttactaaaaggcagttcagggttacgtctcctatcttcgtggcctaacagcagaccagctcagtggttccagaagacattagtatttcaaattttagatcccacatatgcttgcaagtaaactgagcatgtaacattcctatcacacctaacaaacgagctgatgaccttgaagacctgaaccgattttcaccaaacatagctaagaacactcccgaatgacattcttttcaaacaaaaaaaaccgcattacgatcggatcatccgtttgggagctacgatgccacatacacacacacacacacacacagacacgtcaaacttataacaccccgtcgtttttgcgtcgggggttaaaaatgaccaaattaggagtcatggtattacataattggtaacatctaagtagtgacaatatataatatttggtctaaagtgtattttaaaggtgtccatttatttttttagtagtcaataatacgaaaaaatggttttacctaataatatttttggaaacgttatttggtgaccatttatccattttggtaaccgtttagaatttttttggtagtaaaataggtacttttttgggtggtgtttaaacacaagccttcTTAAAATACCTTAGAGAGGACATCTAAGGCGTGTTAATTCTAATGTATGAAATGGATAAGTACTTACCCAATCATAGTGCAGCAGGCGCAGTGTTGTCTCTCGCAACGGATGCACATGTGCTGGCAGTCACAGCACAGGCTCACCTCGCAGTAGGCACACTGGGACTCGTCCTTACTGCCACATGAGCATTGCTTGATCCCTGACATACATTGAACCTGTAATGAAGACTTCTAATAAAGATGTCTGCCTTAGTCTTCAATATAAGTAATACAAGATAAGTAAGGTAAGTAATACAAAAGTGCTATTTACCATGCTACCAGAATGCATGAGTCCACCGTCTTTACCAATGAACAACTGCTTCATTTTGCCTTGCTTTTCCGAGGTGTTCACTGTATCTTCAGATATAATCACTGGTGGACATTTTTTGGCGCCTTTGAATAGGAGCAACAAAGTTCGTTCTATGAAACAACATGATGAGAATAAAGTTAATAAATCTCTAACGTAGGtaactacaaaaatacatattattaaagaTTACCGTaaacttttttcaatttatccTCATTATTATTAAACTGTTTCATGCCCACGTGGATTTTACTTTGTTGAACGAAGTCTTCGATAAATGGATTTGATCTtttcgccatttcattaaaacaaaagaaaattttaacaaataactatttttagaTGTTGGGTATTATATGCTAGCATAGACAGAGCAGTAGGCAGTAGTAGTAGACATTTAGacaaaaacaagtaaacaaGTTTTAGTTCAAATGTCATTTGTCATTGTCATGAAATGTAATGAAATCATTGACTAAGTCAATGTCAACAGTCAGTTTGACAGATAGATTTCATACTTTCTCAGCTCTTTctctctttcgagaaattagtaagcgattagtggagtccactcgtgaccaaagagctggcctatacttcggtcaaaggatatgcattgccacgctggatggcaatgcatatcctttgaccgaaccCCTTtgcagccttttgggcacgatcccagctaacagcgatgcggatgaatattttgatacttagttttaatatttccctataataagatcattttgtaaaactattgaataaaattatttcctcTCTCAGCTCCACAGAGTACATTTTAGCTCTctgttaaatattataacactagccgttttccccgTGGGGTtctcccgtgggagctactgcccgcacctggataaaatatagcctatgttactcgcagataacatagttttctaatggtgaaagaatatttaaaatcggttcagtagtttttgagtttatccattacaaccaatcaaacaaagttttcctctttataatattagcacagATTATTATTCCCTTGCCATCAACCAAATATACTAAAAAAACTCGTCATTGCCAACTCTTAGTTGTCTTTGgcaaatacaataaatacataataatagtaATTCAAGCTACACAGCAACTTccctataattaaaataaaatctttaattataaTACTTAGGGCTTGAAATGCTCAGGCTTGCTCCGTCAAATATGCGAGAAAATATATTAACTCGAGCAAGACCCTGAGCGATTACAAGTaggagaaaataaaatttaggaTGGCGACACTGCCAACGGGGCACCTTCGATCGATGGGCTGCTGTCaacaaattctttataaaatatttataaaataaatttcatgATAGACGCAGCTACTCTTTGACGACGTATTCATCTCGGCTCATGTAAAAGTAACATAGTGTTTCAAGTTGGATGTAGTGACAACATCTGGTGCGATAGTGAAAGTGTTTCTTGTATCAGTTGATTCCATGATAGTGACGGGGCTGTCGGTCGCTGCCGTAGCATATGTGAGCGGAGCCCTCGTGAATGTTATGTAAGCGGTAGCACCGTGCGGCATGTCTTGGATGAAGCGGGCGcagggcggcgcggcgccgccGCCGGGCTCGGAGCGGCAGGCCTACGCCGCACCCCAGGCACAGGTGAGCGCCGACCAGGTTATATCCACTCAGACGTAAACAATGACGTGGACCAACTGCACCGATGTGTCCACTCGTCATCTGATTGATACATAAACATTTACTTGTGGATTATCCATATTTATTCCcttcttttttataaatttgcttggttttatttatttcaaatcaaTTTTGTACTTGTTCTAGTataattaatcaatttaaatagTAGGCAATAAAGAATTGCAATTAACATGCTTGACCAATCCTGTTACTGGCTGGTACTAACAATATGCTCACTTTACACTATGTGTATTACACAATGACAACAAGTGTTGATCGGACATTATTGACTAAAAGTATTTCAAACATTATATTCTTGCCATTTCAGCCATTTGGGAACCAACAGAACATGTACTCAAATTTCCAAGGAGGAACAACTGGGAGTGTTCCACCGCAGCAGTTCTGGCAGATGCCGCCGCAGCAGCAGCCCCAGTACAACCAGCAGTATGGTCAGGTGTATCAGCAACAGGACTATCCCGCCAATGCTAACCAATTCTATCAACAACCAAATCCTAATCAATTTAATCAGACTTATACCAACCAAGACTTTAATAGTACTCAGCAACAAAGTTACCAACAAAACTATTATCAAAACCAAGGAGCACAGCAATCAAACTTCCAACAAAACAAAGCCAATGCTGACGGCTGGGAGGACAACTGGGATTGGGGCTGGGAAGAGTCAGCTAAACAAGCTCAAAAGGCATCCCAGAATGCTGTTCAGCAGCCTAGTGCCCCTCAGCAACAGGTCTTCAATAATGCTAATGTAATAGCAGAGAGTTTTGCTTCAACAGATAGTTGGAATTGGTCCATGGATGACAAGAAAGAACCAAAAGAAACTCCCACTGTGCCTCAcatgaatgaaaataaagaacCTCCTACACCAGCACAGCCAAAGCCAGCAGCAGAAAATAATGCAGTTCCTGACAACAACATGCCAGTGAGCACCAGTAATGCTTTGGCGCTAACAGCAGAGGAAGTTCGCACTTTAAATGACAGAGAAGTGGTCAAGGAACGACTTCCTAATTTGGCTTTAGGTAAACGCTTCCATTTAGACAATTTAACACCGCAGTGGTCCATTGAATCACAAATGTCTCAGGAATCTAGTGATGGCCCTCATACACAATCTGAAGGAACTTATAGAAGTGAAAATCAGTCCAGGAACTCGAGTAAGGGTAGCCCAGGGTTAAACACAGATAATTCAAACTTTAATTATTCACAAGCTGGGTTAGACGAAGGCTATTCTCAGAACAGTGAATGGTCAAGGCCTTCAGAAGAACCAACCTTAGTTGACAGTACACAAACAAACAGCTTGCAGGAAATTCATGAGGAACTTTCTGCTCCTATGCAGGATATGAGTTTGAATAATCATGAAAACCCTTCAAACGACAAATTACATCCAATGAATGAGGTGGTGCCCAAAACCAGTCAAGAACATGTGCCAGTAACACAAGCACCACCTGTATTGTCTCCACCTAACTGTCCAGCACCGGTTCCATCTGTAGTTGCTCCACCAATATCCACGACTATGCCACTTCCACCCGTTTCATCAGCGCCTTTGCCGACTACTTCGTCATCTGCCACGCTTTCGGCTCCGCCCTCCTCATCAGCTATTCCACCCCCCAATATCCCTCCAGCAGCTACCAACCAGAATCCTTTCAAAATGAATGCAGGACCATTCTCGCACAAAACTATAGCTAAAGTTTCGACAAGTGCTACAACAGTTCAGGCATTTCCACCTCCGATGTCTAGTGCGAATTTGACGTCGCCAGCTGTTGTTAGCAAAGTTTCTCAGAGTAATAGAGTGCCTCTGGGGTTTGAGGCAAACTTGGAAACTACTCCAGATAATTCAGAACGACCAGACCAGCTCCAAGTATCGGCCTTCAGACCAATGGCTGTCTCGCAACAAGTACCCGATAATATGGAAGTAGCACCTAGAAACGATAGAAATGAATATCTTCAAACTGCTCATTTGTCAAGCAGTGACTATGGTGAAAATACAGATTTTAGCAGAAGTGCACCACTGCTTGGCTTGCGCCGGATGGTAGTAGGCCAGCAGGAGTCTGAATATAATCAGAACTTGAATATTTCTGGCGACGAACCGCCACCGGGGTTGGCTAGAATGGTGCCTGGACAACAGACTGAAGCTGAGAATGCATACAATCAGTCTGCCGATAATTATCTAGATCGCCATATTGACGGACAACCGACCGATAGTGGCGCTCGGCCGTACCGCCAGGCCGACGGGCAACAAACCCCAGACAATTACACGCAGCCAGCGCCTACACGCGGCGCGGAGAGGCGCCCCGTCGGCCTCGACAGGATGGTGCCGGGCGAGCCCAGCAACGACGAGTACTCGCAATACCAGGGATCTAACTACGCCGCGAACGAGCATCGCGTGGTCACTGGATTGGACCATGACTTTTCTATGCCAAGTGATTCGGGGCCACCTGATGTCAGAGAGCAGAATGTGGATGGTTCTGATTACACTGAACAGAGTGCGAGAAATCCCTCGAGAAACATTATCGGTGCCAGAGAGTCCAGCAATGACACATCGCCCGACTTCAACGCTCCACCAGATGAGCAGCAGAGAGAAGTCACCATGGAGGGTGAAAATCTGCAAGACCTTAGTATCATTTCATCAACGGAACTCACTTACTCACGTGAACAGGTGTTGGATGGCGCCGACATTACGCTTACGGACATCCCTACGGACCGTAAGACGGACTTATCTGATTCTATCGACCATCCGACCACAAGTTCGAGGCGGCAGTCTCTGAATAGAGTTAATAGCTCAGGAGAGGATTCTGAACGAGATAGAGCGTTCAAATCATCACCGAGGAGGGATAAGCATAAATCGACTAGAGACAGAGACCAAAAGCGCGACAGGGACCGCGATAGGGAGCGAGACAGAGACCGCGAAGACGGTAGGTATTCCCGCGGGGACCGGAAGTACGAGGCTGACAGACGATCTGTCAGGGAAGACCGGCGCGCAGACAAGGAGCGCCGCGACGGCCGCGAGCGCCGCGACGACAGCCCCgacgcccgccgcgcccgccgcgccgcccgccaccACCGCTACGAGACCGAGGACACCGACTACTACAGCGACCGCGACAGAGATCGAAGGTGATCGCGTTCACATCTCGCATGTCATATTATCCCTCATTACTCTTCTGCTCTTGTAAACTAATGTTAACTTTTTAGGCGGCACCGTGAAGGTTCGTACACATCGTCGAAACCGCCGCGTGCGGACGACAAAGAGCGAAGGTACGGCTCGGAGCGGGACCGCAGCAAGCGGTACCACACGCTGGAGCGCGAGCGGCGCCACGAGGCGGAGCGCtcggcgcggcgcccgcgcgaGCGCTACGAGCGCGCCTACCGCGACATCGACGTCGCGCGCACCCACGCCGGCCAGCGCGCCCGCGACTCGCGCAGAGGTCAGTCCGCTCCTTCCGATGTGCCACCACGAGGTGCTTCTTCGTCTTGTCTTCTTTATTTAAACTGTGTACTACGAATATAGAACGAGCTCTCAAATTCTAAAAACAAACAGTGAGTTTCTTTGTGAGAGTGTATTTAAGCTAGCAACACTGCTATTACTGATTGATGATGGTCTCTTATATTTATGTTGCAGTTGTGACATTCTCGAGCGATGCAAAAGCTAATGATAGTTGTATGAAACAAGGTACAAATGACGCACGCGGCTCGTGCCGTGCGCTGAATGTCGCACAGCGCGCTAGTTGAACTCACTTGAGCGTGGTCTGCGCTGCGCCATGCATTAAGTTATTTCAACATAGTGCGCTATAACATACCATGCATGCCACATGTTTGATGGAACTGTTTATAACACGTTTGCATCGCTTCATACAAAGTACTTCACTGAGAACTAATTTGGTTCAGAAAACATAATGGCATAagcaacaaaatatattaaagcatttcaaaatcaataaattgtatGGATTAAAGTAAGAGCAGCCAGCCATGTGTACCCCCACAGATGTTAGGGCCGACACAGACGGCGCAGGGTGCCGCTCGAGCattcaatattaaaacaataacattgcTGCGCTTTGCCATTGAGATGGTTTGGAAATATTTGCTTACATACAACATTATTTACACAATAACAGACTACATGCGCTATTATTGATTCACTAGGAGTTGTCTTGTCCATAATACGTTGCATTATGAATTGTTCACATGTATCTCTGTGAGATACATGATATCTATCGAGTACGCGTTGCGTGCTTATCTCTCGTCAATCCGTTCAGATAAAGTTccatttcaatcaaaataatgtCCTGTTCCACTATTCATCTGAAAATGATGATTCCCATGTATGTGCCTTTGAACACGTCTAATATTACAGAATGTGTTTATGTTAGGCCGCGGTCATGACTTAGCATAAGTCATCTCATATAATATTACGTAGATAGATTAAGAGCGTCttcacactagtggattttaTCGCGTATCGTTCAGTTAGGTACGACATATGTAGCAAACAACCTATCTTTTGAATTGATAGTGATAATTTCTGTGCTTCGCGCCACAATACCCTATGAAAAGCTATGCGGGAAAATCAGCTAGTGTGCGCTGTTATTATAATGTGTGATAGTGTTGTGTGTGCGAGCTGCGCGCTCGGCAGACGGACTGACGCGTAGTGTGTGCAGGCGAGTTCTCGTCGCCGCCGCGGGCCGACTCGCGCGAGGCCACGGACGACGACGCggccgacgcgcgccgccgcgccgacCGCCGCGCGCGCCGAACCGCCGACCCCTTCTACGACGGTAACGACCCACTCTCCGATTTGTTCCCTTTACGGATGATATATATCAGGCCGGGCCGTGTCAGGACTTTTACGAAATTCTAAAGACGAGCGTCGTTTGTGGCCCAGACGGGCCACGGATCATGCACTGTGTAATATAAActgcttcatacaaaatgtatgtaacgtttcacatCCGTGCCCCGTACGAGGCACGTACACGGCACGCCCCGGACACGGCCCGACCTAATTTAAATCATCCCTTGTGTCGTGAATGACAAGTAGAGAAACATCACGGTACGCGTTAACATTTATGTGTAGAGTACGGCGCGTACGCGGACCCGTACCTGGCGCAGCGGCAGCAGTACGCGTACTACGAGCAGCTGCGCCTGCGCGACCCCGCCGCCTACATGCTGGTGTACAAGCAGCTGCTGGCGGgccacgcgccgcccgcgccgccctcgGCGCCCTACGACGGTACCACTACCATTATAATCATATTTACTACTTAAATCCATCATCTACcgagcgttttcccaactatgttgtcgTGTtgctcggcttccagtctaacctgctttacaaggagcgactgcttaccTGACCTCTTAAagccagtaacccgggcaacccaataaccattggttagactggtgtcagactacccgtaacgattgccaaggatgttcaatgacatctgggacctacagtttaacgtgccatccgaaacacagtcattggtgtctaagatatactcagaaagtatatacaaacttaaaaaccTGGAACCTGGAtttgaacccgcgccctcatacttgagaggttggttgtttacacactaggccaccacaacctCTTACATTTTCTTCTtgttataatatatatacaaaatgtaacttaattaacgcacatcctgaaattagtttgttcagaatcgtttactgaatcgatttatatcatttttaatataggtaattttttatcccaaaaataattaaaactacggaaattattgtcatattaaccctgtacagtcaaaacaaattcaaatagaccgtaactcaaagtaataagacttcgtgtctttttccgtagtttcgttatgttgtgtcgagacgagcggcgcgcggcgcgatatttgcgtgcgtagtagtatgaccaaaaagttctcctagaattggtataactaatttagtaaataacaatgcatatacatgttaaattaaacattcagtgtatgtattatgattataacataatattctaattggggtgtttgagggtgtgcgttaattacgttacatgttgtatatatacaTACGTACATGTGTGGTGCGACAGCGTTCGGCTCGGAGCTGGGCGCGGGCTACGAGGCGCGGCGCGAGGACCGCGCCAGCGTGCACTCGGGCCGCTCCTCCGCCGCCGGCCTCAAGGGCAACGACACGTGAGTCCCGCGCACCTCACCCGACATATTTCCTGAACATCATACTCATGCATGTACAAAGCTGACATATTAAACACCGGTCACATGTTAATACTCTCATATATCGCAAACCAAGAGGACGCAAGTCATTCGCACTTGGCTGAGCATTTTCCTTGTCGATATGAAGCGGTAAAGACGCTCTCACTCACTACTAGCGAGGGTCATGAACGCGTGGCGAatcataacttcattaattcgCTGCACATTAGGATTGCGGCGCCGATTGCCGCTGATAAGCACGTCTGTGTAAATGACTACTCGTCGGTAGCGCGACGCTCTTGTAACATGTACTTGTATGTATGAaactatttttctattattactAGAAGAATAGTTTCATACaagtaatacaaataaaaataggtatattttcgaGTTCTGATTTACTTCGATGTACACTAATTTGTTTAAACGTCATATCGGCTCGTAATGAGCATGGTGTAGGATAAGTACAGAACAGAGCCAGTGTAATGTAGCTGCGGTGTGTGAGACGTGCGTGTGCGCAGGTACTGCTTCCGGCCGCGCGAGCTGCGCGACGCGCCCGACCTGCGCGCAGACCTCTCCGACAGGTACTGTGTAGCTACACCCCGGACACCTTGCGAGCCACGTGAACCTTCTGTCACGTCACTAGCGACGTGTACGACTTATAGTTTCGCGTAGAGCACGTGCTACTCGAGCACAGAATGCTCGCCTCCCATTGACATCATTGCAATAACATcgttcattcatcatcatcactagcACATTTCATGACTTACTAATATTTCACAAGAGGCTCTGTATATTATTTAGTTAAGCTTATTTTGACTGTACTCGTGTATTAAATTGTTGTCTCACTGTACCGGTGTCGATGTGTGCGCGTGCGCAGGGAGCTGACCACGGACATGTCGCTCAACCTGCACCTGGAGGAGTCGACGGTGCGCTCGGAGAGGATGACGCCGTTCCGCTACTCCACCGCGCACATCAAGGTATGACACGGCGCGGACGGG harbors:
- the LOC124643111 gene encoding YLP motif-containing protein 1 isoform X4, encoding MSWMKRAQGGAAPPPGSERQAYAAPQAQPFGNQQNMYSNFQGGTTGSVPPQQFWQMPPQQQPQYNQQYGQVYQQQDYPANANQFYQQPNPNQFNQTYTNQDFNSTQQQSYQQNYYQNQGAQQSNFQQNKANADGWEDNWDWGWEESAKQAQKASQNAVQQPSAPQQQVFNNANVIAESFASTDSWNWSMDDKKEPKETPTVPHMNENKEPPTPAQPKPAAENNAVPDNNMPVSTSNALALTAEEVRTLNDREVVKERLPNLALGKRFHLDNLTPQWSIESQMSQESSDGPHTQSEGTYRSENQSRNSSKGSPGLNTDNSNFNYSQAGLDEGYSQNSEWSRPSEEPTLVDSTQTNSLQEIHEELSAPMQDMSLNNHENPSNDKLHPMNEVVPKTSQEHVPVTQAPPVLSPPNCPAPVPSVVAPPISTTMPLPPVSSAPLPTTSSSATLSAPPSSSAIPPPNIPPAATNQNPFKMNAGPFSHKTIAKVSTSATTVQAFPPPMSSANLTSPAVVSKVSQSNRVPLGFEANLETTPDNSERPDQLQVSAFRPMAVSQQVPDNMEVAPRNDRNEYLQTAHLSSSDYGENTDFSRSAPLLGLRRMVVGQQESEYNQNLNISGDEPPPGLARMVPGQQTEAENAYNQSADNYLDRHIDGQPTDSGARPYRQADGQQTPDNYTQPAPTRGAERRPVGLDRMVPGEPSNDEYSQYQGSNYAANEHRVVTGLDHDFSMPSDSGPPDVREQNVDGSDYTEQSARNPSRNIIGARESSNDTSPDFNAPPDEQQREVTMEGENLQDLSIISSTELTYSREQVLDGADITLTDIPTDRKTDLSDSIDHPTTSSRRQSLNRVNSSGEDSERDRAFKSSPRRDKHKSTRDRDQKRDRDRDRERDRDREDGRYSRGDRKYEADRRSVREDRRADKERRDGRERRDDSPDARRARRAARHHRYETEDTDYYSDRDRDRRRHREGSYTSSKPPRADDKERRYGSERDRSKRYHTLERERRHEAERSARRPRERYERAYRDIDVARTHAGQRARDSRREYGAYADPYLAQRQQYAYYEQLRLRDPAAYMLVYKQLLAGHAPPAPPSAPYDAFGSELGAGYEARREDRASVHSGRSSAAGLKGNDTYCFRPRELRDAPDLRADLSDRELTTDMSLNLHLEESTVRSERMTPFRYSTAHIKGSVGVRDVVVVRAAYPVDGAPATVHVLSLAAALRHLPAAAELAAFPGPLLKGVTHKKSVIDYCELRVRSAEKEGARDVTGYVLLWSLLALMLRQNGVVVGTDIAELLMKNATEYEYKVPAAKSRNESRRGSSMSGEGRDGREEELRSSSPDQPSLSMSENLNQEWSSSPGQAAVDERAALDRLRELLIYGNRQEAIEWAMSTGLWGHALQLSWHAARRVRAHVAARFLHALPRTDPLHTLYAALQAAPPPAATALADERWADWRPHAAVLLANPSARADHDRRTLAQLGDSLASRGLLYSAQVCYVSAGVQLARHPLAPLWGPGAAAPRLALLLADPRAATLDQLAHNKALFATEVYEYALSLNQDDFVITELQPYKLLLSCRLLDCGQYERALAYVEACGRAVARQPAAYPPALLAQLATLADRLKYHDPALGAEGAEEADSGPASPRHHWLSDVAQRAEQAASQQSSPQHVYQQPQPQFGWSEQQVRADPPHGQAQQYAAAEPPPLAEPPEPAPQHHPPPPEDTQHYAGYEDWGREEPAQQYADPYWQPDHYHYTEGGAGGGAAGGAAGGAEGGAEETPTITMPGASKPRAPYYADYDEPPQDNHQQPAEREESGGARKQEGKPKEEGKGKGSGWLGGILTKLSLRPPNQMILPDDKNPTIVWDAEHKRWRNLDGDADASEPPPPPPTAAQLPPALRSTSPPLSAPPGAPPAAPVSNIFKMQKGRHIKKSYVDVFNPGGAARPLPPAGEVLGPAPPPLAPTNYFVPAPLPNSGVYEPSMVESEQEAYERSGI